A part of Rhopalosiphum maidis isolate BTI-1 chromosome 3, ASM367621v3, whole genome shotgun sequence genomic DNA contains:
- the LOC113558764 gene encoding uncharacterized protein LOC113558764: protein MDESTNSLKKNFNLYKYIVNQNFSKLKSRLVKCESLVKENKKLKDKVLCLELKLFYAEQKLIEHDKLKNDMLSLESKLFETNHKLIDNDIVIDGIPNTDNENILEIVINLTIFLDVPLNESTINDCYRIKSIHDNNKTGKIVVKFIRKIDKIKILNAVKDRKMFFAKDIGFTENNVIYIQENISADLNVLFKKIRDFKKSYNFRYSWTSNGHVFLRQNSTSDVFRVSSESDLIKMEKEFNKLGP from the coding sequence ATGGATGAGTCCACGAACTCCTTAAAGaagaatttcaatttatataaatacatagtaaaccagaatttttcaaaactaaaatcgCGTTTAGTAAAATGCGAATCACTTGtcaaagaaaacaaaaaattgaagGATAAAGTATTATGCTtagaacttaaattattttatgctgAACAAAAACTTATTGAACACGATAAGCTCAAGAATGATATGTTGTCTCtcgaatcaaaattatttgaaaccaATCACAAACTTATTGACAACGATATTGTTATCGATGGTATTCCGAACACcgacaatgaaaatattttggaaattgtcattaatttaacaattttcttGGATGTGCCTCTAAACGAATCAACAATTAATGATTGCTATCGAATTAAATCGatacatgataataacaaaacgGGAAAAATAGTAGTGAAATTTATacgaaaaattgataaaattaaaatattaaacgctGTCAAagatagaaaaatgtttttcgcaAAAGATATTGGATTTactgaaaataatgttatttatattcaagaaaatatttctgcagatttaaatgttttatttaaaaaaatacgagaTTTCAAAAagtcatataattttagatattctTGGACTTCTAACGGACATGTTTTTCTACGACAAAATTCAACATCAGATGTTTTTCGAGTTTCTTCAGAAtcggatttaataaaaatggaaaagGAGTTCAATAAACTTGGACCATGA
- the LOC113556869 gene encoding erbin-like: MKIMSLLSCFGRKNTNHQYEEYIDFIDMNNTDLVDVPLHIFLYERTLEKLLLSSNHIKDLPSPLFHCCQLKVLHISDNRLEHLPKAIGSLVNLVELDVSRNYLSTIDENIKNCKKLSILNLSANPISIFPIPLTQVLSLEELCLNDTQLEFIPANIGRLINLRVLELRDNKISQIPKAVSRLMQLYRLDIGQNDFIDFPTAISDLYGLHELWIDSNDIVDIPSEVSNLHELWYFDASYNRISKIDQDIQYCSKLKDLHLSFNNLKSLPNSMKHLHDLVTLKVDHNCLKQMNGIFEGLQCLEELDASYNCLETLSPTVGLMRRLITLRLDANRLTSLPTEICSCRSLRELSLRSNNLSSLPDGIGSLQNLVVLMLTQNKITNLPLSVLKLKNLNALWLSENQSKPLTPLQNDFEDETGKHILTCYLLPQREECYMEIKDQSHKPLKTNTRIRFTEDSGLEEPGNLMRVPTPHPKKMRAFAKMLLERKKKNNELSSEFDRQLSTEIDNCTIIDQEAEKMEQLYQMKNCVIEPEKIYDPKVNTQRVPPPYHIAAAYSKQVSFFNNENLS; encoded by the exons at GAAAATCATGTCTCTTTTATCATGCTTTGGTCGAAAAAATACTAACCACCAATATGaagaatatattgattttattgatatgaaCAACACGGATCTAGTTGATGTACCATtacatatatttctatatgaaAGAACCTTAGAAAAGTTATTGTTATCTTCCAATCat attaaagaTTTACCTTCACCTTTGTTTCATTGCTGTCAGCTAAAAGTATTACATATAAGTGACAATAGATTAGAACATCTTCCAAAAGCAATTGGATCATTGGTTAATCTTGTCGAGTTAGATGTTAGCAGAAATT atttatcaaCAATTGACGAAAACATAAAGAATTGTAAAAAACtttctattttaaacttaagcgCCAACCCTATTTCAATATTCCCAATACCTTTGACACAAGTATTGTCTTTAGAAGAACTCTGTTTAAATGACACACAATTGGAATTTATACCAGCAAACATTGGTAGACTAATTAATCTAAGAGTATTAGAATTaagagataataaaatatctcaaaTACCCAAGGCTGTTTCACGTTTGATGCAATTATATAGACTTGACATCGGACAAAATGACTTCATCGATttt cctACTGCAATAAGTGATCTTTATGGATTACATGAGTTGTGGATTGACTCCAATGATATTGTGGACATTCCTTCT gaagtTAGCAATTTACATGAACTATGGTATTTTGATGCtagttataatagaatatctaaaattgatcaagatattcaatattgttcaaaattaaaagacctccatttatcatttaacaatttaaaa agTTTACCAAATTCAATGAAGCATTTACATGATTTAGTCACATTAAAGGTAGATCATAATTGTCTGAAACAAATGAATGGTATTTTTGAAGGTCTACAATGTCTAGAAGAACTTGATGCTTCTTACAATTGTTTAGAAACTTTATCACCTACTGTTGGTTTAATGAGAAGATTAATTACTTTACGTTTGGATGCCAATCGATTAACCAGTTTACCAacag aaatttgtagtTGTAGAAGCTTAAGAGAACTTAGCCTACgatctaataatttatcaagtttGCCTGACGGCATTGGAAGCTTACAAAATTTAGTTGTTTTAATGCTGACACAAAACAAGATAACAAATCTGCCCCTTTCAGttcttaagttaaaaaatctaaatgcaCTTTGGCTTTCAGAAAATCAAAGCAAACCACTGACACCTTTACAAAATGACTTTGAAGATGAGActggaaaacatattttaacttgttatttattaccacAAAGAGAAGAGTGTTATATgg aaattaaagaTCAGAGTCATAAACctcttaaaacaaatacaagaATCAGGTTTACTGAAGATTCTGGTTTAGAAGAACCAGGAAATTTAATGAGAGTTCCTACACCACATCCTAAAAAAATGAGAGCATttgcaaaaatgttattggaaaggaaaaagaaaaataat gaACTATCAAGTGAATTTGATAGACAACTTTCAACTGAAATTgataattgtacaataatagatCAAGAAGCGGAAAAAATGGAACAACTttatcaaatgaaaaattgtgTGATTGAACCA GAAAAGATATATGATCCAAAAGTAAACACACAAAGAGTTCCGCCACCTTACCATATTGCAGCAGCTTACTCAAAAcaagtatcattttttaataatgaaaatcttAGCTGA